In one Micromonospora polyrhachis genomic region, the following are encoded:
- a CDS encoding Atu4866 domain-containing protein, with product MSVRILDEAVLAKIIGNTGDLRRPLMFVNATIHTLDPVIGDLPAADLLLGGDVIVGVGPGLHTAAEDDGAIVVDCTGLTIVPAIVDGVAVAGLRARPADRVGTLTPGNPASFAVIAGRAPGASALEMIVWRPEQAVAIVVDGEVALFNGRRLTPAPAEPDLRLRSIQSPYLGMWIDETGFVHQELTADGRYDETRGGRPHAYQGSFWIDGDRIVYRDDLGFWAYGVFTDGVLHHAGYTFHRQ from the coding sequence GTGAGTGTCCGCATACTCGACGAGGCGGTATTGGCGAAGATCATCGGGAATACCGGTGACCTGCGCCGTCCGCTGATGTTCGTCAACGCCACCATCCACACGCTCGACCCGGTGATCGGTGACCTACCCGCCGCCGACCTGCTGCTCGGCGGCGACGTGATCGTCGGAGTCGGTCCGGGCCTGCACACCGCGGCCGAGGACGACGGTGCGATCGTCGTCGACTGCACCGGGCTGACCATCGTGCCCGCGATCGTCGACGGTGTCGCCGTCGCCGGCCTGCGCGCCCGCCCAGCCGACCGGGTCGGCACGCTCACCCCGGGGAACCCGGCCAGCTTCGCCGTGATCGCCGGCCGGGCCCCGGGCGCGTCCGCCCTGGAGATGATCGTCTGGCGGCCGGAACAGGCCGTTGCGATCGTCGTCGACGGCGAGGTTGCGCTCTTCAACGGCCGACGCCTCACGCCCGCCCCGGCCGAGCCCGATCTGCGCCTCCGGTCGATCCAGAGCCCGTACCTCGGCATGTGGATCGACGAGACCGGCTTCGTGCACCAGGAGTTGACCGCCGACGGCCGGTACGACGAGACGCGGGGCGGGCGGCCCCACGCGTACCAGGGGTCGTTCTGGATCGACGGTGACCGGATCGTCTACCGCGACGACCTGGGCTTCTGGGCGTACGGCGTATTCACCGACGGCGTGCTGCACCACGCCGGCTACACCTTCCACCGGCAGTGA
- a CDS encoding type I restriction endonuclease, with translation MESDAILTDYREIRLTVVRELAYATKQADRGNRLDLTLFLNGIPVATAELKNPLTGSGVEHAKEQYRAERDPSELVFSRRVIANFAVDPDLVFATTQLRGAKTRFLPFNTGSAGPGRSGGKGNPPATAYGTYAISYLWAEIWQPDNWLGLLERFVRLHQERARTGVPERP, from the coding sequence GTGGAGTCGGACGCGATCCTGACCGACTACCGCGAGATCCGGCTCACCGTGGTCCGGGAGTTGGCGTACGCGACCAAGCAGGCCGACCGGGGCAACCGGCTCGATCTCACGCTCTTCCTCAACGGCATTCCCGTCGCCACCGCCGAGCTGAAGAACCCGCTCACCGGTTCCGGGGTCGAGCACGCCAAGGAGCAGTATCGGGCCGAGCGCGACCCGAGCGAGCTGGTCTTTTCGCGTCGGGTCATCGCCAACTTCGCCGTCGACCCGGACCTGGTCTTCGCCACCACCCAACTGCGCGGCGCGAAGACCCGATTCCTGCCGTTCAACACCGGCAGCGCCGGACCGGGCCGATCGGGTGGCAAGGGCAACCCCCCGGCCACCGCCTACGGCACATACGCCATCTCCTACCTGTGGGCGGAGATCTGGCAGCCGGACAACTGGCTCGGCCTGCTGGAACGTTTCGTCCGCCTGCACCAGGAGAGGGCGCGGACGGGCGTACCCGAAAGGCCTTGA
- a CDS encoding DUF6244 family protein — MSHTEKIAGELAALTAGIEAAQGRAAAADQQAQDVALRAAGAGFAALAAGMARVREAINAIQGGLNGLAGATGEAMKLATVVPEGGTPQETIAGLASVQNAVSGLHEMAVGVIEQISQAQRLVAMVLQGGQPGPMLSALDNVKQVVVLVAQRSGDARQAIEVATAEARQLGISGN; from the coding sequence ATGTCGCACACCGAGAAGATCGCCGGTGAGCTGGCCGCCCTCACAGCAGGCATCGAGGCAGCTCAGGGGCGCGCAGCCGCAGCCGACCAACAGGCACAAGACGTGGCGCTACGGGCGGCCGGAGCTGGCTTTGCCGCGTTGGCGGCAGGCATGGCTCGGGTGCGCGAGGCGATCAACGCCATTCAAGGCGGCCTGAATGGTCTTGCCGGGGCAACCGGTGAAGCAATGAAGCTGGCTACTGTCGTTCCGGAGGGTGGCACTCCGCAGGAGACAATTGCCGGGCTCGCATCCGTCCAGAACGCCGTGAGTGGTCTCCATGAGATGGCAGTCGGCGTGATAGAGCAGATTAGCCAAGCCCAGCGACTCGTTGCCATGGTTCTCCAGGGCGGTCAGCCGGGACCGATGCTGTCGGCGCTGGATAACGTCAAGCAGGTGGTGGTGCTGGTGGCCCAGCGTTCCGGTGACGCCCGACAAGCCATTGAGGTGGCGACGGCTGAGGCGCGGCAGTTGGGGATCTCGGGAAACTGA
- a CDS encoding CdiA C-terminal domain-containing protein: MSPNDKPPQRRALELENECADRVAEQGYRIHQNPTEQEISESRRNTGDAGDPGRSPDFLIEGHVFDCYAPTAHKPVRGVWSEVSKKVDEGQAQRVTLNLQDWQGDLSALQKQFDDWPLSDLKELVAVTRSGAIVQIVKRD; this comes from the coding sequence ATCTCGCCAAACGACAAGCCTCCGCAACGGCGTGCTCTCGAACTGGAAAATGAATGTGCTGACAGGGTCGCCGAGCAGGGCTACCGGATCCACCAGAATCCTACGGAGCAGGAGATCAGCGAATCTCGACGCAACACGGGGGACGCTGGTGATCCTGGGCGATCTCCTGACTTCCTGATTGAGGGCCATGTTTTTGATTGTTACGCTCCCACTGCGCACAAGCCGGTGCGCGGTGTTTGGAGCGAGGTTTCCAAGAAGGTTGATGAGGGCCAGGCGCAGCGTGTGACCTTGAACCTTCAGGATTGGCAAGGCGACCTCTCCGCCCTGCAGAAGCAGTTCGATGACTGGCCCTTGTCCGACTTGAAGGAGCTCGTGGCTGTTACGCGGAGCGGCGCGATCGTGCAGATCGTCAAGCGAGACTGA
- a CDS encoding SitI3 family protein, producing the protein MSINYRLTLAGNIPLEQVAEFAAPTAVETSTLSGGRMLSADLSDQLGYAVSITAGSGGYYDAEDDNGEQWVWEPDPYVDVNFHMRKDMLAEKGTLNMIKAVGRVLAARPEDAALVLNGNWLMLTRVGGELRKHNVADWFDEEYVGILPD; encoded by the coding sequence GTGTCCATTAACTATCGACTAACGCTCGCTGGCAATATCCCCTTGGAGCAGGTGGCGGAGTTCGCTGCTCCGACCGCTGTCGAGACCTCGACATTGTCCGGCGGTCGGATGCTCAGTGCTGACCTCTCCGATCAACTCGGATATGCCGTCAGCATTACGGCGGGTAGTGGGGGCTACTACGACGCTGAGGACGACAATGGAGAGCAATGGGTGTGGGAGCCCGACCCGTATGTGGATGTGAATTTCCATATGCGCAAGGACATGCTTGCCGAGAAAGGGACGCTTAACATGATCAAGGCCGTGGGCCGCGTCTTGGCTGCTCGGCCGGAAGATGCCGCGCTCGTGCTGAACGGCAACTGGTTGATGTTGACTCGGGTTGGGGGCGAGCTGCGAAAGCACAACGTTGCCGACTGGTTCGATGAGGAATACGTAGGGATCCTTCCGGATTGA